AAACTCGCATATGACTGGAGGCAAATGTGAACTAACACTTCGTTCTCGTCCCCAGTGGTTCCCGTATGCATTCCTCAATTCTTTGATATTTATCATCTGTATATTACCCAGTAGTGTATTGCTTCACCAAGAAAGCAGTAAACATACGCGTTGTAACTTTTCCGCGATGTTTTAGTGTCCAAGGTAAATCACCAGGAATTCTGTAGCAACGGCAAACTTTGTCGTTGGAGGAGTTGGTGGTAATATTCTTTCAGCGTCACGTTGAGATCTCTGCCTCAGTGCCTTTCGACTCACTGGTAAGCGATATCTATTTATGTGTCTATTTATGGAGCTTCAAGGTCAGTCGCAATGGAGGTGGAGGGAAAAATGTGTTTCTATTCACCAAATACTAGTAGAGGGTATCGTGTAGACATGACCGTGATAATGCTTGAATAGTTGTCATTGACGAATACCAGATATACAAACCAGTACTCTGTGTCATAATTATGTCACAGGCAAAGATAAAATGCAAtgatcaggggcccgtttcataaaacttgtcatcagtgacaattgccacatttctatgacaattTTGCTCTcagtcaatcagatgcaaggatttcagtagcttgtcacatctatgacaacttgtcactgatgacaagttttatgaaacgggtccCGGGACGGAACAAGTCTCCTAGAATCGGGCACATGCTGAGGTCACTGACGAACATTCCAAATTACGAATCTAATTTCGTTTTCGGACTAACATACCGTAATAACAAACCTTTTTATTATTtacagattaacgaaccttcagaataacgaaacttcggaattgCGAAATATAACAGTGTTGATCTTGCACCACAGTATATTAGTCGACAGATAGAGATTTTGAATAGGATTTACATTTTTATGGAGGGATTCTCAGCTGAAACCAGTTATAAGACTtatcaaactacatgtataggCTAGATATTTCTAATCCATCAAAATATACGACGCAAACGTGAACATTGCAAGAGTGTTGCTTATGAGAAAAAAGGAATTAATTACGAGTCTATAATCTATTGCACTTGGTAAGCCTTCAGTGTTTGTGGAAGAAGAAGGAAATTTAACTTCAGGAAATTTCACAGCAGGGACCTTTAGTTTCACCTTAAACCTGGAACATGCACATTCTTTACAACAGTCTACATTCGTGCAGTCGTCAGGATTTGGGATGCAGACTTTCAGATGTATTATATGTGTTTCCACGTATGAGAGTAGAATCCCTGAATCACAAATTTCAATttcgatttcaatttcaatttttatattCTCAgtgaaatgtatacatttgtgaGGACCTTTCAGCACAGAAAACAATTCAACCACACAGTAGGTTACAATTGTCCATTACTGACTGTTCTTTAATGGTGAACTATGAAGATTAAGCGAAATGAAGGCTGTTTGCCTTAAGCcttcaaacaaaccaacaaaaatggGGGCGGGGAGAGACAAAGCCTCTAAATTAGACAGTTTATACAAAATCTTCTCTAGAGacagaagtgatagggctaaGTTATGATTATAAGGCTAGTAGATTAGTGACTGTACTTTTAGGTTTGTTCATGACAGATTTATGGATAGTCCCCTTGAGCCTTGTGTGGGGAGGGGACAGAATTATGGCCCAATTTTAACATCACTAGGATGATAGAATATATATTTACACGAATGCCCCCCATTGTGTTCTTCTAATCGGTAATAGTTTGCAAGATGTGTGGAAGATGAAGATGTGTTACTCTTGTGAGCGCTACACCCCGGGTCCCCTATTACTTTACGTCGAGGTAATGTCTTTTATCTCTTGACAGTATATTGCAACAGGCGTCTTCCAATCAGGCCATGATTCGGCACgagatgaggatgatgatgatgacattttcGAATTCTGCCAAAAATTCTCTCACTCTGGTGGTGCTCACCGGCATGACAGGATTCTTCCTGCAATTATTGTTGCTACCTGCACCATCCACatctctgacctttgaccaagACATCGCATCACTTCCGGCGCCTTGCCAGTACCTGGTGAAGTCTTCTAGCGTCAATTGCTCCCGTCGAGGTTTGACAAAGATCCCAACTGATATCCCTCTTGATACCCGACGTCTGTCTCTCTCCTACAACCGACTGGACCAGATTCTTAATGACTCTTTTGGTCGACTTCCCGAACTGGAGTTTCTGTCACTTCGATACAACAGGATCCGTTTGATCGACGTAGGGGCTTTCATAGGCCTTCCCCGACTACAAACCATCAATCTCATAGGAAATAATTTATCGCGCATTCCCAGTCAAGTCTTTCATCGAAATCTTTACCTGACCGACCTCTTTCTGAACAGCAATCGCTTTCGATCGATTCCTTCGCTGGACCTGAGAGGACAGAACTATATTCAGTTCATCGATTTAAGCAACAATACCATTTCATCAGCTAAATTCAAAATTCTTTTTTCTAATGCATGCAACTTGACAAATGTGGCACTCGCTGATAATGATATCCAGGTGATTGACAAGGGCGACCTGGAGAATCTAGGGAGCGTAAATTCAGTCAAATTGATAGATTTCCGTGAGAACATCGTGCGTCGAGTGCACAGCGCAAGCTTTCAGGGAGTCCACATTGAGGGATTACAGCTTTCCGGAAATCCATTATCCCAGGCTGGCGCCAGAGAGCTCTTTGAAGGTGTGAGGAATTCATCTCTTCTAACTTTTATCAGTCTCAGTGAGGCCAAGCTTGGAGGCATTACCCAGTCCATCTTTGCCCCCCTCAAGGGATCGCAAATCACTCATTTGTACCTAAGCGCGAGTAACATTTCCCACCTTCCAgacaatgtgttttcatatttaACAAGTGTAGAAGTTCTATCGCTGATCAAGAATCGACTAGAGACAATATCCTTTGTCGCCTTTACAAACATGACATGTGCTAGGATTTTGTATGTTGCTTCATGCGGAATTTCACGATTGACGACGCCACAGACAACTGGCACTGTGATACCTCGCCTCCGCACAGTTATTATCAGCAACAATAATCTCGTAGAGATTCCATCAAGAGCTTTTGCCTCTCTTCCGAAACTCTTCTATCTGGATTTGTCTTTTAATAGTATACGACATATTGATTCCGAAGCATTTTCTGGCCAGGAACTACTTCAATATATTCTTCTACAATACAACAACTTATTCGATGCTTTCAGTGTCAATGTGTTCCATAATTTGCCAGCCCTACTCGTCCTTGATGTCAGCAGCTCCAACATAAACGGTCTTGATCCTCTTCGATCTTTCTCTGGACTATCAAACCTTGAAGAACTATTCTTGGCTGGAAATCCGTTGCACGCGTCTGACTTGTGGGACACCAAGAAAAATGTTTCGGTCTTCCGGGATATGCATAATTTACAAACCTTGGATCTCACTGGAACCAATCTCAAAGACGACGTTCCATCCTGGGGATTCTATGGACTGAGTCAGTTACGTCGGTTGTATTTGGAAGACGTTGGGTTGGTTGAATTACCGACAGAACTCTTCCGATCTTTGCGGTACCTCGACACTCTGAGTCTTGGCAACAACAACTTGGAGGAACTCCCAAatttgatattcaaaaacacACCCAGACTGGGTTCTCTATACTTGAGTCGAAACCAGCTTTCGGGGTTACCCCCTATGTTATTCAGAAATACGACTAACCTCTATAAACTTGATTTGACGAGGACCAGAATAGGTATCATTCCCGAACAGGTCATTTCTCCAATTCGCGAGAGCATTACTTCCCTTGACTTGTCTCACAATTCTCTCTCGTGTGATTGTCAGAATAAATGGCTCCGTATCTGGGTGCACGAGAATTACGACAAATTGTTCTTAAGTGACACAAATTGTTCTGATAACTCACCGGCCGAACTCGTTGGACGCAGTTTTATTGATTTCCAACCGATTCTTGTTTGCGGTCCTCGCGTACTTCTTTACGTTTTCATCGCTATATCTGGCGTTGCAATAGTTTTCACCGGGATCATAATCTATTACAATCGATGGTGGATTAAATACAAACTTTTCCTATTGAAACTTTGCATTATTGGGTATAGAGAAATAATCGACGATGATGAATATCGCTACGATATCAACATCGTTTTCCATGATGACGACGAAGAATGGGTCATTGACAGAATGGTTCCCGTGGTCCGCGAGAAGTATCCCGAAGCTGTCCTCTGCGTGGGTGACGACGATCTCAGAGTAGGACTCTTGCGGTTAGATGCCGTCGCGGATGTCATTGAAAATAGCTACAAATCAGTGTTTGTAGTCAGTTATGCAGCTATCGAAAGTCCTTGGTACATGACGAAACTGAGGTTAGCCCTTCAGCACGTGAATCATTCACAGCGTGATGCAATATTATTGGTGTTCTTAGAGAACATAGCAGACGACAGGTTGCCATACATAGTTCGCCTGCTTTTAGGCGTCAACCGTCCTTTTCTTCGCTGGTCTTCAGACATCCAACATGAGGAGTATTTCTGGGATCATTTTATGAAGTGTGTTAAAAAAACAGTCAgactagatctaacgttacccATATAATTGTTCCTGGAAAtgtaaactaaaacaaaaatccCAATGAATACAATCTTACTGAAATGGAATACTCTTTGGTATTCTTAATTTCAACATGCCACTGTGCATCCGAATGGCATGGAATTGAAATGGAATGCAAGTAAAACTACCCtcttagtccatgggccaggccagatattggtaccacctgaggtggcaatacctgtTTGGTGCCATtatgtttgtcgggcatagatatgcttatcaagctatgatagcattttccaaatgagtagcttagtcataataaatgaattttaaaccaatgtggtctcgttgttatatccctatacttctgaatcgagaccaaccgctatacaaagaagagcactgtcttctgtatgttcacaggtgttctgttgtaaacgcggtgcgcttagtctttattcaaggcagctaagggaatatccaagggttatgatgtccacagcgcttagtctaatattcaagacggcgaagggaatatccaaagcttataatacagtgtatatccctttatttaaaaacaacaacaacaacaaaaaatcaattcctcgtgaatttcaccgtatttttcaattatttatcattttccggtgaaaacgctacggtgaaaacgctaataccacgccaatgtcgctttattttcatccaacaatcaaagataatgcaaaaacaataccggtacactacaatacattataataaataatgttgtaaatgaacaaagtgattttttgtttaaaactgatgtatttgttgagagggtggtataaaaacagtatagataatcccttttattaggaactttagatatgataacggtacattggtctagataaagactaggcgcaccgcgtgacagctgtggacatcataaccctttggatattcccttcgctgccttgaataaagactaagctcaccgcgtttacaacagaacacctgtggacatacagaaggcagtgctcttctttgtatagcggtttggtttcgattcagaagtatagggatataaaaactagaccaaattggttaaaaattcatttattacgactaagctactcatttggaaatgctatcatagcttgataagcatagctatgtccgacaaacaaaattacaccaaaaaggttttgccacctcaggtggtaccaataacccatttttcgggtcttggcccatggactatctAGGTTTTTGTAAAgtcaaaattcttattttccttctttagtttcccactttatTCTTGTTTGAGGATATAAAGAGATGCAGGGGAGCAACAAAACTTACTTTTTGCAATTATTTAGTCATGTCTCTCAATGTATTAAATTTGCCCTTGATACAATTGCTATCTTGCAGGGTATTTGCAAAATGAATCAGTACATGTGAAATTAttcaatttttgcttttgtgtcTTGGAAAGAAAAAACGATATAGTTGTAGCGTACAAGAATTTCCGAAATCTTTCTGCTTTTTTAGCAACTTATTTCTTAATCTACTTGTAGTGATCGTTCCGCTTCAGCAATCGGCATTCTTTCCTATgcaggaaaatcggacaatcactTCAAAAGTTCtgtatttttcaaatttcattgttataagtcaagtgctctttcattatgataGAAAAGTAAAGATATGATGGCGggttctttatattttctttaaattattGTCTATAATGAAGTCATGAAGTGTAATAGTCTGTCTAACCCAAGCATAACATTTGACTTAACTGCCcgatctttttattttttattttttgctggaACTCCCACTGATGTATTcttctaatgttgctgctttcacccaGTCCGCATTTATATTTGGCGgctgatttaatttgatttgatttatcggtttctgtattatcattgtacatgcacataaatgtacatgtattatgtgcatacataaacataagttgttaacagaatatttttttcttgattgcCTTAACACCATGTACAGCAAAACGTAggtgatacaaaaaaaaatcccacttttgataCTTAATAgctcaaaaactatatatcagatattACTGACATTTATATGAGTTATAGCTGAATAgagtacaatttagttggaggtgatttgaatatgagagcatgaatcagtttcgttAAATTCGTAATCAATTTTACGTTCCAGATTTTGGTAAAATTTGAACCATCTGTACAAAATTGGACTTTACAtaagaaccaatgatgtgtgtgtgagtgtgtgcttacaatgaccctgaacaatagacatgaatattacgaataccaccttttcagagctatTGAACaggcttctggactcttgctccaaggcatatgaatgctttatcaataattcatgatagattgccctgggcactgctagtctgaattcctggtaaagggtgaaatgcatgcacatgagaaaaataggaaaatttttcatgtgcttgcatacacttcatttcaggatgaataaaaactagctgtgatagtggaatttctcatgaatatgtaacaGAGCATTCCGATCCTGGCCATTGTTGCAGACCATTGTCAGCGTGTTAACCACACAGACCCATACACACCAatattgacccctgtgcaaaattaaaattttgtacagagggttgaaaacagagcaaCATCTGAAACCAAACTTGAGAAtgaatcttgaatttaatgaaacagATTTATGCTATCATTTTAAAATTACCTTCAACAAAATTACACACCATTCAGCTATTGCtcctatcaatgtcagtgttatctgatatataggttttgaactattaaggatcaaaagtgggaaatattttttgtaacacctataaTAAGCAGtaaaacaatgaataatacagtggAACTACAGCAAAAGTGTGACTGGATTTGCGTGAAGCACCAGTACACAATACACATCGGAAAGAGAATAGGAGGGTGGAATAACTTGCGTATAGAGATCGGAtagtagaaaaaagaaatggaagagagaggtctgtctgctttaaCTAAAGGTTTACACAAAGTAAGTTCACCTGTATCACTGATCCTTTAAgcgatggaagaaaaaaaaaagaagttgatCCGTCTGGAAGAGGATGCATGGGGAGCATTTGTAATAGACCTTTTACATTAGATTGAATACTAGTATTATGCATGCTTCCGGATGACAAGAAGTGTATGAAAACGGACCTTCTGCATGTAGTAATCTAAAGTAGCCAAGCAAATACGAGTACCTCCTTTGTGTAGCTATACCAAGGTGAATGAAATTACTCATAACTCATACAGTTGGGCTCAACTAAACAAATGCATGAACAAaggcagacacacacatacacccacacacacacacacacacacacacatatatatatgtatatatatatatatatatatatatatatatatatatatatatatatatgtgtgcatgcataGTTTAGAGTTTGAAAGCAAAAACAGTAACACgcttttttcaaagtttttttttttttttttgaattaagGTCATtatcaaatagaaaaaaaataaaacgttttcaataaTACTGCACTCGGTACATCATGAGAAACAGTTTATTAGATATTACTTAATTCATCACATATATTctaatcattttctttgtttttttaagtggcTTCAATTTCAAATATCTTAATTTGATAAAGATGGATGAATCAGTCGTGGCTTTTAAACTCCTCATTCATACTTACAAACACCATACAAGTTATCTATAGTTTTGTATAATGGCAACAGGAGTGTCTGACTGTGTATATAGTCCACAGTTCCAAAATTTGTTACCTGGAAGGTAGAAAGCTACTACCAAGCAACTTATTTACCCTCCACAGTTATTGCTCCTTCGTTACTCTTATGTacacgtatgtatgtatattatatagatgatgactggcgggagAGGGAACATAcagaatgttccacccgaagggtttgaaatgctattgagggaggttataagtcccgagacgaagtcgagggacttatagcctcccgaaatagcatttcaaaccctgagggtggaacgtttggtacatgttcccgacaacaaaaatcatcatctgttatattatattggttagtcaaatacgtcaaatacgtcaacgtcaaccaccagcacaacgcactcgatcgctcgcgcagagtcaaattcactgtgcgcgggtccttctctgtcatttgttacgtgaaagtgttttcccatgggagaacattacaaaaatgtgcctccatcacgtgactgtgtttagccaatcactaaccggtatttgactaactcATTTAATATAGTATAATGTATATTGgtttaaatgcattttttttttatgatgggCAGCCTGAGGTGACCCAGACTTTACCCAGAAAGAGCCACGATGGGCTATTCACACACTGATTCATGTGGTAGTACGGAGAGCCCAAAATGTTAATATAAATCGACTGAATTGTCCTTGCCTTTAAACTGACATTGATGATTATCTAGGTATAGATTGAGTTTAAATGGCGTACAACTATAATGGATGTTACATCTATAATAAATCTGTATTGTATTTACGTTTGTCTCCAGTCGTTAACATGATGGGTCTAAAGTGCAATATACTCAGTATTCTTAGGATTAAACTGCACATGTCATTTAGGGTCAACATTTCATTAGCGTTAAAATGCATCTTATTAAGGATTGATATTACATTCACGCAGAGTAGTGTGCACCCTTGTATCACATTATGGTTGTCTTCAGTTCTGGCATTAccaattaataaaaaaaaattaatgtataGATTTAAGGTCGATATTACATTCAGGTTTGATATTACATGCAGGGTTTAGATGCTGA
The DNA window shown above is from Diadema setosum chromosome 22, eeDiaSeto1, whole genome shotgun sequence and carries:
- the LOC140245142 gene encoding toll-like receptor 4; translated protein: MIRHEMRMMMMTFSNSAKNSLTLVVLTGMTGFFLQLLLLPAPSTSLTFDQDIASLPAPCQYLVKSSSVNCSRRGLTKIPTDIPLDTRRLSLSYNRLDQILNDSFGRLPELEFLSLRYNRIRLIDVGAFIGLPRLQTINLIGNNLSRIPSQVFHRNLYLTDLFLNSNRFRSIPSLDLRGQNYIQFIDLSNNTISSAKFKILFSNACNLTNVALADNDIQVIDKGDLENLGSVNSVKLIDFRENIVRRVHSASFQGVHIEGLQLSGNPLSQAGARELFEGVRNSSLLTFISLSEAKLGGITQSIFAPLKGSQITHLYLSASNISHLPDNVFSYLTSVEVLSLIKNRLETISFVAFTNMTCARILYVASCGISRLTTPQTTGTVIPRLRTVIISNNNLVEIPSRAFASLPKLFYLDLSFNSIRHIDSEAFSGQELLQYILLQYNNLFDAFSVNVFHNLPALLVLDVSSSNINGLDPLRSFSGLSNLEELFLAGNPLHASDLWDTKKNVSVFRDMHNLQTLDLTGTNLKDDVPSWGFYGLSQLRRLYLEDVGLVELPTELFRSLRYLDTLSLGNNNLEELPNLIFKNTPRLGSLYLSRNQLSGLPPMLFRNTTNLYKLDLTRTRIGIIPEQVISPIRESITSLDLSHNSLSCDCQNKWLRIWVHENYDKLFLSDTNCSDNSPAELVGRSFIDFQPILVCGPRVLLYVFIAISGVAIVFTGIIIYYNRWWIKYKLFLLKLCIIGYREIIDDDEYRYDINIVFHDDDEEWVIDRMVPVVREKYPEAVLCVGDDDLRVGLLRLDAVADVIENSYKSVFVVSYAAIESPWYMTKLRLALQHVNHSQRDAILLVFLENIADDRLPYIVRLLLGVNRPFLRWSSDIQHEEYFWDHFMKCVKKTVRLDLTLPI